The nucleotide sequence tgtcggtcatcagcgagtgaatccaggctgtagcactgggctagcaggactccggtgaaccgggctgtagcgggctaacaggactccggtattcatcgcgtgacatttccccgaggggacagacacaggaacgaagaaggacacatgccggccagcctaagtgttccggagcagtagcaagctaccatggctcagtggaaacactaggagacatttcccggtaagagaggctactaaaggtaaacaactagatggtcagatcccacacataccaagcatttcaataacatacacacaatatgctcgatatgtgcaaatacaacatggcatcacatcatgactctacgactcaagtaatttattcaataggctccgaggagcgagatattacaaacatgggtctcatgaccccacaatcagagcatacaagtcaaagcacaaacggaagctatcatgtctgagtacagacatctataaatgaaaaaggctgagaagcctgactatctatcagatcctgccgagggcacaagatcgtagctgaggtatcaagctaaacgtcgaagtccaagcggaactactagtgagactgaagtctctctgcaaaacataaaataggcaaacgtgagtacaaatgtacccagcaagacttacatcagatctatctacacatgcatcattatcaacaaaggggatggtggagtttgactgcagcaagccagctttgactcggtggctatcctgaactacgactgcaagtaactcttttgaggtggcgcacacgagtccacatattcaccatatcaatacaccactatggatccgctcccgtctccctacgagaacgccatccatagcactcacgcttatcttgcgtattttagagtatccactttcacttgtctatgaactgtacaaggggtccaagtttccatatccgaggaatctggctattcgaatagataatgataaccctgcaggggtgtacttcttcacacacgctctcgccacttatcgccctgtacacgtcatgtacctcggcaaccttcaagcggaagccgggcgagggagtcggccacgacctgactaaccgaacaagtctctagtccaggtttatcgcctattcgggttccatccgcaaggagatccggccggggtgtcgctcacggccccaaacgatgtgagcagggttcccaagcccaccatccgggtgccacttggtacaccgtgccactgtgcctagtctgtcccaagcccacctgtaccgggtgccacttggtagactactaacactacctacaaacaccagaaactagttgcaactcctggacagagatcaagttgattaataagtcgagaggggcacttaagcattccaatgtgtggtagtagctggtcatggatcacaaacacagaactcagttcctaaggacggctgcaatgagacaacccaccatgtactcctacatggcctctcaccgctacctttacaaaatcgtgttcacacacttagctcacacgcagtaggacatgttcacacgcctctgattcatccccgatgaatcagacctgactcaactctaagcagtagcaggcatgacaaacaagcatgaatgagtaagcacaacagggctcaaacaattcctactcatgctagtgggtttcatctatttactgtggcaatgacaggtcatgcaaaggataaaggggttcagctaccgcagcaagtaacaaatatgtcgttgttgtcctaatgcagtaaaagagagcaggagcaagagagtgggattttatcggaatgaacaagggggttttgcttgcctggcacttctgaagataacattgagtcttcatcagtgtcaacgatcacatcgtcggtatcacgtctatcgagaggggacaaataccggcaacacagaagggaacacaatcaatgcaatgcacaatatgatgcatgatcatgacatggcaaaatgaatgtgttttgggctagtgcatctagcaacaagttaaatggggttggtttgaatacaagattcaaattcaaactccatatgtgattatttaaatgccatttaattgaattgtgctaaacagcatctataagttgttctaacatgcatgaaaatggtacagatggattccttgaatttttctgataatttttcatatataaattatttaatttggagttacggttgaatttctatgaattttagaagttttaggcattttctggaatttcctgaataaaataaaataaactaaattccagaaaatgaatattgcgtcagccccacgtcacagtgacgtcagcagggtcaactgggcgccccaggtcaaacctgaccagtggggtccactggtcagtgacacagtgttggtttgtgtggctgacgggtgggaccaggtcaacggccacgtcagcgggtcaatgctgacgcgtgggtccacacattttattaattaaactaactattttggTTAGCCGGTAACCTAAttatgtgggtcccactgtcagtggctctaggggttaATTAGGTGGATCATTGACACTAATTAaacgtgccacgtcggcagtcgccggggtatcgccggcggcgaccattccgcacggtggcgcggctcggatttgagctaggggcgatggtttggcgcacTGAGTGCACCGGGGAGGAGCTCTTGCACTCGCGCATCTAATGGACCAGACGGGTTGTCATGGGGCAGCCggaatctcgccggcgacgagctttggcgacGACCGGAGTTCGGCTGGGAGGGAAGAAGGAGCTACGATGCACGGCAGGGGCCGGTGCTGGacgcgttcggctcctgggagctcggtgagTACGGAGACACGCTCAAAAATGGGCGGGGGCGACTGTGGCCACGGCaacgacatggcacggcggcggcaagctCGGCAGTGgtcggaagatggagctaggggacgggaacagagggggcgagcaaagaggaggcaacaggagctcacagggagaccgatgaggtggtcagcgagctcgggggcgtcttcggtgctgcgaatcgaacggcggcgatcgccggccgtggcgatgaagatggcggtgatggcgtggcttcagggcacccggcgtcgcgtgcgtcgtggtagagcttcccggatccaaggcggagctcgtggcctaactggctgggcgtggggatgctggtggctccggtggtgctcgtcggcggtctcggtgcgtccggggatgagcgagggagagagacagaggagggagaggggatgcagcgagtgagggaaaagagagaggggacacggggcgtcgtcgtggcgcgaattaggacgaagggcggcctccagcgcgaagcaggaggtggccggggctctcgggcgcgcgccacgcctcgcctctgcctactggcagaggaagacgacgagcggcgaggtagatgggctgggctgggccgcgggagaagctgggccaggcaggtaagtcaggtaagtggctgggcttctcttttttttaatttttttcttctgttttgttttatttgatttatcttgccactgttttgaaataaaacaaattcaaaaacagtgacaaaattcccctgaacattttatttagcacaatggaattataccaaagcacataaaaatgtttcagttatttgaacatatattcagtaatatttggatataagttcaaattcaaaatagtattgatttaaaatcaaaatcccaaaataaatccttttaaaatgttcattatttttggtttagatcaaaacccttgccaaaaatattaaacatctaagaagaacattttgaaacaatgaatgagattttagggtttttgcccttcttttatttagggttttgaggcttctgacttcctcagttcaggtttcaaaaatttaaacatgatgctcagatggaagcaagcataggacaggccagaactagggatgtgacaccgcaAGAGGTCGACGTACTGGATCAGGGTTGTTAGGCCTAGTGCGCCCTGAATGTCTTACACTCAAGATCAAAGGTGAAGAGCATGGCACACNNNNNNNNNNNNNNNNNNNNNNNNNNNNNNNNNNNNNNNNNNNNNNNNNNNNNNNNNNNNNNNNNNNNNNNNNNNNNNNNNNNNNNNNNNNNNNNNNNNNNNNNNNNNNNNNNNNNNNNNNNNNNNNNNNNNNNNNNNNNNNNNNNNNNNNNNNNNNNNNNNNNNNNNNNNNNNNNNNNNNNNNNNNNNNNNNNNNNNNNNNNNNNNNNNNNNNNNNNNNNNNGGGGGATCTTGGCCATAGATCTACCGTCGATCCAATGGTCACTCCAGAATTTACAGCTGGTCCCATTGCCAACCTGCCAGTTAGTAGACACCTTGAAGATGGCGGGGACGTCCGGATTGTGTGGGATATGCAAGTGGCTCTAGGGTCTGGAGGGGTCCATACGTTGCAACCATAGAATCACCCGGATTTATGATTTTTGCTTGGGGCTTTGTCAAGTCCAGGGCAATACCCCTCGTTCAAAGGGATGCTTTGCAGCAGTTCGGGAGTGGGCCATACTGTCGCTCCACGTCAGCGATCCGAggcactgacccctccaccaatcAGCGCGCACCTCCCCCCCTCTATAAAATCCAGCACCCATCTCCTCCATTCCCCACAATCTCAGTCCTCATCTTCCCTGCCTCCAGCAAACTCACACATCTCACCACCGGAGCTCCCAACCCCACCCGAAGCGGCAGCCATGGCCCCCAAGGCAGACAAGAAGCCCGTCGCCGAGAACAAGGTCGAGAAGGCGGCGGAGAAGACCCCCGCGGGCAAGAAGCCCAAGGCCGAGAAGCGGCTGCCGGCGGGCAAGACGGCGTCcaaggaggccggcggcgaggggaAGACCCGGGGCAGGAAGAAGGGCAGCAAGGCCAAGAAGGGCGTGGAGACGTACAAGATCTACATCTTCAAGGTGCTGAAGCAGGTCCACCCCGACATCGGCATCTCCTCCAAGGCCATGTCcatcatgaactccttcatcaacgaCATCTTCGAGAAGCTCGCCGGCGAGTCCGCCAAGCTCGCGAGGTACAACAAGAAGCCCACCATCACCTCCCGGGAGATCCAGACCTCCGTCCGCCTCGTGCTCCCCGGCGAGCTCGCCAAGCACGCCGTCTCCGAGGGCACCAAGGCCGTCACCAAGTTCACATCCTCCTAGACTGATGTCGCGTCGCTTGTTGCGACAGATGTAGTTGGCTGCTGTTGTCTCCTGTTAGTGGTCGCTGACTCTGCTTACGTATCTGCAAGTAGTGGTAGGAGTGGTCGCCAACGCTTCGTTGGCTGGTTGGTTGTGAGAACTGAAGTTGCTAATCTATCTGAATGTTTCAAGTACTAGTACTTTTGCTGAATTTCGTGGGAATCGCTGAATGCTTGCTGTCGTCTCGTTGGTAGTAAGACCTGAATTCTGTGGTGCAAACAGTAATTCAGAAATAGTGATGCATCTCTGTATTGGTAGATTTGATTTTTACTAGGGGCTTAAGCTAATCTCTGCCATGTTGTGCTTTCATTTCTTAGCAATGCAAGCCAAGTTTGCAGATTCCTGGTTCTCCATCGTCAGGTTCCGTTTGCGTTAGGTGCAGAGCCTATAGTCTTGTTCAGTCTTGCGGACTTGGTGAACCTAGCCTTGTTCAATCCTCCATGATTAACATAGCATATCAGCAATAGCTTGGTGTTATACATGAGCGTGTTACTCTAACAACAGCAAATGTGGTTCGTTCTCTAGAAAAATGAAATGCAAGTTGCCGTCCATTTCTTGTACTGAACAAGATTAGGCTCTAGAGGGATGCTTCTTTGTTTTATTTTCGCACTGCCCACTGAAGAAACTTTACATGCCTTGTGTGCACATTTGGTGTACCATGGAGCTGAATCTATCATCTTGTCCTGTGGTTGAACTAGCAGCGTCAGACTTGGCTGCTGTACAAAATGTTCTGCATTGCCAAACCGACCCGTCTGTTTTGTTAATCTTGGATTACTTAATTTTCTTATTCTTCAAAGTCCAATACATGTGCAGCTGCCGAGCTGCGTGATGGAGACGGTGTGAAGGTGCAGCAGTGGTTTCCGCCTACGTCGTCTCCTGCAGAATCTTCGCCACAACGTGATTATAGTCGCCAACAAGCTGAAGCTGCAGGACATCCACCGAGTCGTCCAGGGAAACCGATGGTTGTAAAACAGAGCATACAAGTAAGTGTGTTTGCTTCAGTGTCAAGACCACACTAGGAGGCATTAATTTGGTCATCTTTTGCTTGCCCATGAATTGCTTTAGAACGCAGAAAGAGAGATCACCTTTGCCAATTTTCAGCTGCCAGTTCTGTAAATCTCAGTCAACCAAGAATTACCAAAATCTGAGTTGCTAGATGTAGCCTCTCCATTTTCTTAATCTTGGATTACTTCATATCTATTCCTTAAGCGAGTGATGCAGATGAAGGAACTGGACAGACAGGGTGTAATAGGGACAATCATGTAAACCACCGAGTGGCAGACATCACAAGAAGAAATCGTACATATTAATACAATTATCTGATGACAGGATTTGATAAATCGACCACAACAATTGGAAGGTGTTGCAGAGAGTTTCAGGCGTAGAAGCGACACATGAACTCTTATCAATAAACCCCCCGAATAATATCTAGATCATATACAGCCCAAGACCAATCAAATAGTTTGTCAGGTTTTGATTATTTTTGAAACAAGCACCAAACGCCGCTGCACCCATTCGCTCGTACATCAAGCTTACCAACTAGTCATCGTCTTCAACGACGCTGCGACACCTCTGAATCTGTTAAACATACTAGAGTTAGCATGAAAGGCAAAGGGGGATAAAGCTGACTGCACTTTTTAAGGTTATTTTTCAGATGCCTAGCCATCTGTTGCACTGTAAGAATCACAAATGCAGAGAAATTTGCACCTCAGATCATATCGGGTTTTAATGAAGGTAGACTAAACCCACTACTGGAAGCTAAGTAATTTTCCTTATGTGCAGTGACTCTACCGCCACTttggtttgtttgcttgtgtgGGTGTTGATTTGCTTCAGAAGTGAGATAAGCCTTTCTTCAGACACCTACAGACCAGCAAATGCAATGTTTTTACAAGTAATTTCTACCGAATATTTGACATGCTGAAATTTGGGATGGGCtataggcccatatagcaatttctgaaaaatctctaagggcctaTGTGGGTTTAtaggcactaggtgtagtgggaagttcagtcccaccccggaagttggaGAGGAGTTGGAGCTCATTATAAggttctcttctacatgctattggagcttgataagagaagaggccctcgcgcacttcTCCTTCGCCGCCCGCCTCGACACGCCGcgagttgcgggaatgagccgagccgagctcacacctacgcgcttatttttgctaGTTAGtgacggagagttttctgacagctgggccatgaTATGAGACGTCGGATTGTGGGCTGTCACAGattcggacgtgggtcgagcccacgtctcttcatgcggctgcgcctatataagtgcgagatgtctcctaaccctagccgccacgatcagatcgcatctgctccacgcgcacgcccatagtcgttcctttgctgctgctgccgtcgGTGTCCGCCGCGTATACGGTCGAGGGAGAGTAGGTCTtcgaaaccccgcctctccggatcctgtacgagagaggggcgaataggtttttgggaagcgactaaGCGACTGCTCATcgttcgtctacttcctctacgtccgtgGCGCCCTCGTCATCATCATGTCCACCGATGCCTAACATGCTGCCGCCGAGAAACTtgaagctgacaagaaggccgctgaggacgccgctgctgccagcGCCGCCACGACTTCTGCCtagcctactggagggtataacacgtttatcccgctcctgtttATTTTCGTATTGGCAgcactagcagtatgtgtagatgtgtctactgtttgcttagtacgtgcatgtttagatcagaatCAATATGTCGTCAAttcagtcaatgccatgctagtgatttatctatggattaaattagtcaaaaaattgcatatttactcaacaatcgaaaaacctattatgtgtatgAATTTTTccgcaagtggctttgccgctgcactgaaaccggataagtttaccagtacgtactttaagcgttggcagcgtaagaccactttatggctcatGGCTACGAACGTGTTCTGAGTCGctggtgtctccacgggaacgattgctcctgaacaggagaaggcattCAGGGAGGTCATTGTTGTATTCCTCGGACCAgctcttagcgtgatcggagataaactggtcgacgcatatttacatatGCGTGTCGCCAAGGGCTTGTGGGAgacgctcgaatctaaattcggggccacCGATGCTGGGAGCGAAATGTATATTATAGAGTAGTTCCACGAtcacaagatggttgaaaaccatcCTGTACTGGAGCGGGCTCATCAGATAATATGCatcgttaaggagcttgagcttcttaagtgcgattTACCGGGCAAgcttgtcgcgggctgcataatcgctaagctccctaattcctggaggaactttgccaccactctgaaacatcagaggcatgAAATCTCTGTGGAGGACGTCactggccatctgagtgttgagcagaatttgAGGGCAAAgaactcgcacggaaaaggggctgAAGGGACTTCTatcgccaacatggtgaaccataggaacttcaactcccacaagcccaagggaaagaacggtgtccaacacaataccgactttaaaaagaagggtaagaagaccttcaagaagaacaagaaggatgggggctgctttacttgtggttcggttgaacattgggccaacaagtgcccaaacaagcttaagaagtcaggacaggactcccaAGTCTGTCAACAtcattgtgggcaacaatgagaatggtgcatctagGTACAttaatttatttactattttttcaGTGTTTTAGCCCACCGATTTGTGGGTGGACACATGTGtatgtgttcatgtgtgtgctgatatTTCATTATTTTCATCTTACCAGGTCACATGCCACGGGTccatattgatggggaatggcacgagtgcttctgttcatggtgttggcacggttgatctgaagtttacttcaggaAGGATCGTGTAGTTGAAGAACGTGCAACATGTCCCCGCTATCAATAAGAACCtggttagtggctcccttctatgtagacaagggtttaagttggtcttcgagtctaataaattagttgttactaaatatggactatttgttggaaaaggtcaTGAGAGCAGAGGGATGTTTCGCCTTTCCCTCGCTGATTTTTGTAAGAAAGtcatgaaccatattcattcgagtgttaatgaatttgaagtttggcattcacgtctttgtcacattagtttcggtgttatgacacAGCTAgataagttggatttaatcccgagtttcactttagccaaaggttctaagcgcctttcatgtgtgcaagctaagcaacctcgccaacctcacaaggctgcggaggagagacacttggcaccattagaactcatacattctgatctttgtgagattcatggtgtgttgactaaaggtggaaaggaATATTttatgacattgatagatgattccactagatattgctatgtttatctgttaaatactaaagataaggctctacactactttaaaatctataaggtagaagttgagaatcaacttgaaaagaaaattagatgagtccgatcagatcgtggtggagagtacttctcgagtgagtttgattccttttgttcggaacacgacattattcatgagaggacgcctccctattcaccccagtcaaacggggttgctgaGCAGAAtaaccatactctaactgatttggttaacgccatgttagatacatcgggtttatccaaggcatggtggggggaggctatattgatggCATGTCATGTCCGGAATAAAGTtctgacaaaggataatgagatcactccctatgagaaatgggcaaagagaaggacaacactctcgtacttgcgcacttggggctgtttggcgaaagtgaatgtgccgatccccaaaaagcataagcatggaccaaagactgtggactacGTTAATTTGGGATACACTAAGAATAGctttggctatagatttctagtagtgaaatctgaggtacctgactagaaggtcggtacaattatggagtctaaggatgctacattcttcgaggatatttttcctatgagagatatgcaaagcacttctagacaggaatttgaggagactcctgagcctgccattcctatggaataaaatgaacgaacacatgatgatatcctgaggaggatgacgaggaaacccttggtaggggcaagagacaaaagACTGCAAatacctttggtgatgatttcttcgtgtacctcgtggatgatactcccacttctatttcagaagcgtatgcctctccagaagctgactactggaaggatgcgatCCATAGCAAGATGgactccatcatggctaacgggacatgggagatcactcccgtccctatggttgcaaaccattgggatgtaagtgggtgttcaagaagaagtgtAGGCCTGATGGTATGATTGataagtacaaggctaggcttgtggccaaggactatgaccagaaagaagaggaataTTTCTTCGATAATGATTCACTTATGGCCAGGCTGACCatcattcgagtattactctcgttggcgtcctcacatggtcttctcgttcaccagatggatgttaagatggctttcctgaatggagagctaaatgaggaaatctacatgcaataaccagatggctttgtgatagatggtcaggaaggaaaagtgtgtgggttgctgaaatctttatatggcctgaaacaagcacctaagcaatggcatgacaagtttaatacaactctgacatctcttggctttgttgttaatgaagttgacaaatgtgtatactatcaccatggtgggggcgaaggagttatactgtgcttgtatgttgatgacatac is from Triticum aestivum cultivar Chinese Spring chromosome 1B, IWGSC CS RefSeq v2.1, whole genome shotgun sequence and encodes:
- the LOC123143337 gene encoding histone H2B.2-like, with translation MAPKADKKPVAENKVEKAAEKTPAGKKPKAEKRLPAGKTASKEAGGEGKTRGRKKGSKAKKGVETYKIYIFKVLKQVHPDIGISSKAMSIMNSFINDIFEKLAGESAKLARYNKKPTITSREIQTSVRLVLPGELAKHAVSEGTKAVTKFTSS